The nucleotide sequence CTTCGGCAGCATCTTCGCGAGATTGCAGAGGGAAGGGGGTGATGCCGTCAAACCGGGGACAACCGTCAAACAAAGATGCGGCCAGGCCGCTGAGCATGCGGCTGTCGCGCGAGCTTTCGGCGGCTTCCAGGGCGAGGCGCTGACCTTCCGACATCCCGGAGGTGTCGATCAGGTCCCTGGTGTCTTCACTGGTTTTCATCTGGGCTCCTTTCTTAATGTTGAGTGAGTACCGCTTCGGTATCCTTCTTTTGAGCCGGTGGGTAGAAGCCGGGGCGGATGGCACCGATCGAGTCCGCGTAGTGAAGCGGGCCGCCGCGGAAGGGGGCGTAGCCGGTTCCCATGACCATCGCAAAGTCGATATCCCCGGCCGATTCCGAAACCGCTTCATCCAAGCAACAGGCTGCTTCTTCGGACATGCAACTGGTAAGCAGTTGGGTGATCACCTCCTTGTCCATTTCGGAGGATTCCCTCAACTGGAGTACTTCCCTGTTCGGCATCTCCTTGTTTGACTTGTAGAGGTAAAAACCCTTGCCGTTTTTACGTCCCAAGCAGTCCATTCCGATGATGGTTTCGAGCAGTTCCGGTATTTTAAAGCGTCCGGGGAAAGCCTGTGTCAGAGTCGACGCAACATGGCCTGCCACATCCAGACCGATTTCATCCAGCAGGCGCATGGGGCCCATCGGCATGCCGAAGTCCAGCATGGCCTCATCGATCAACTGCGGATCGACGCCCCGCTCGAATATGGCGCAGGCTTTGAGCAGGTAGGGAAGCAAGATGCGATTGACGAGAAAGCCGGGCGAGTCCTGAACCACGACCGGCACCTTGCCGATCTTTTGCGCGAAACGAATGGCAGTGGCCAGAGTGGGGGCCGAAGTACTCCGGCATTTGACGACCTCTACGAGCGGCATCCTGTAGGCAGGGTTGAAGAAATGAAGGCCCACGAGACGGTCAGGCCGTTGCATCACGGCGGCAATCTCATGCAGCGGAAGGGCAGATGTATTGCTGGCGAGGATACAGTCTTCCGAGCAGCGGCTTTCCAGTTCGCGGAAGATGCGTTTCTTCACGTCAATGTCTTCAAGCGCCGCCTCAATCACGACTTGATGGCGATGCAAGGGGACGGCGTCGGCGGTCGCGTGGATTCGGTCGAATCCGGCCCTGGCCTCTGCGTGGTTCATTATATGGCGCTCGCGGGCATGGCGGTATTGCCTGCGTATCGCTTCGAGGCCCCGGGCCAGGGCTTCTTCGCTCACATCCTGAAGCAGGACGGGGTAGCCGCGTGCGCTCAGCCAGTAGGCGATACCGGCGCCCATCACGCCGCTGCCCAACACGGCGATCCGTTCGACCGGGCGTGGGGCGACGTCCGGCAGGGACAGCTTTTTCGCTTTTTCCCGCAAGAGGAAGAGGTTGATCAGGTGGGTCGTCTCAGGTTTGGAGACCAGTTCGATGCAGGCGCTTCGTTCATTGATAAAACTCTTCTCCTTTGGAATGTGTACGGATTCGCACATGACACGAAGCGCTTTTTTCGGTGCCGGGTAGTTCCCGCGGCTGCGCTGTTGCAGTTCATGTTCCGCTTTGACTTCGATGAGACGGGCTGCGGCCGTATTGTTTTGAATGGCGTGGGTGAAGGGCGGCCGCTT is from Coraliomargarita parva and encodes:
- a CDS encoding 3-hydroxyacyl-CoA dehydrogenase NAD-binding domain-containing protein, which produces MKHLKFQINEGHAQIVFDQADSRANLFDKSTLQELLQLLTQVKSNATIRSLRFTSAKKGIFIAGADIKQLVSATPGELAALIDLGHQTFQAIEDLAIPTAALIDGACVGGGYELALACDWRIASDAGSTRIGLPETQLGILPAWGGSTRLPQVLGLAQALPLVLAGRVLPADKAKQKGLVDAVVPAVYLNAMADRYLERGKRPPFTHAIQNNTAAARLIEVKAEHELQQRSRGNYPAPKKALRVMCESVHIPKEKSFINERSACIELVSKPETTHLINLFLLREKAKKLSLPDVAPRPVERIAVLGSGVMGAGIAYWLSARGYPVLLQDVSEEALARGLEAIRRQYRHARERHIMNHAEARAGFDRIHATADAVPLHRHQVVIEAALEDIDVKKRIFRELESRCSEDCILASNTSALPLHEIAAVMQRPDRLVGLHFFNPAYRMPLVEVVKCRSTSAPTLATAIRFAQKIGKVPVVVQDSPGFLVNRILLPYLLKACAIFERGVDPQLIDEAMLDFGMPMGPMRLLDEIGLDVAGHVASTLTQAFPGRFKIPELLETIIGMDCLGRKNGKGFYLYKSNKEMPNREVLQLRESSEMDKEVITQLLTSCMSEEAACCLDEAVSESAGDIDFAMVMGTGYAPFRGGPLHYADSIGAIRPGFYPPAQKKDTEAVLTQH